From a region of the Sphingopyxis sp. YR583 genome:
- a CDS encoding LptA/OstA family protein, producing MNRLWTMKSTALAGVGFALTSLAILSSGGGDAAQAQALANHNSNAPVDFAAGSIEVQDRADRVVLAGNVRVTQAGLTVTAPRMTVAYTRSGGTDVNRLDATGGVTVVKGDETAKGNVAIYDLDRRLITMVGNVELRQRGNNLRGGRLVIDLSSGRATVDGRGAARGPDGNPVQGGTGGRVTGTFTVPERKQ from the coding sequence ATGAACCGGCTTTGGACGATGAAGAGCACGGCGCTTGCGGGTGTGGGCTTTGCCCTGACCAGTCTCGCGATCCTGTCGTCGGGCGGCGGTGACGCCGCGCAGGCGCAGGCGCTCGCCAATCATAACAGCAACGCGCCGGTCGATTTCGCGGCAGGCAGCATTGAGGTGCAGGACCGCGCCGACCGCGTCGTTCTCGCGGGCAATGTTCGCGTGACGCAGGCGGGGCTGACGGTCACCGCACCGCGGATGACGGTCGCCTACACGCGGAGCGGCGGCACCGACGTCAACCGGCTCGACGCGACGGGCGGCGTAACGGTGGTGAAGGGCGATGAGACCGCGAAGGGCAATGTCGCCATTTATGACCTCGACCGGCGGTTGATCACGATGGTCGGCAATGTCGAACTGCGCCAGCGCGGCAACAACCTGCGCGGCGGACGATTGGTCATCGACCTGAGCAGCGGTCGCGCGACGGTCGACGGGCGCGGCGCAGCGCGCGGGCCCGACGGCAATCCGGTGCAGGGCGGCACCGGTGGGCGCGTTACCGGCACTTTCACAGTACCGGAAAGAAAGCAGTAA
- a CDS encoding ABCB family ABC transporter ATP-binding protein/permease: MPPDTSTSADANREPPVLATLRRFLPYLWPAGQAEAKVRIVIAGLIVLASKGVQLSMGFLYGAAIDKMVPGMEEGAALAIGLVLAYAGARFAGVLFDNLRNVVFERVGQDATRELAITTFSHLHALSLRFHLARRTGEVTKVIERGTKSIDTMLYFLLFNIAPTIIELAAVLIIFWTKFSFGLAGATALMVVVYIIFTRKVTDWRNALRTRMNDLDTLTIGRSVDSLLNYETVKYFGAEEREESRYRDVADQYAKAAVKSENSLAWLNIGQSLITNAALAGAMAYTVWGWSTGEYKVGDVVLVNTLLAQLFRPLDMLGMVYRVIRQGLIDMEAMFRLIDTPPEIADAPDSSALVVNGGAVAFENVVFGYEPDRTILNGVSFAVGAGETLAIVGPSGAGKSTIARLLFRFYDPQDGRVLIDDQDIAKVTQKSLRAEIGIVPQDTVLFNDSIGYNIAYGCEGASADAIADAAEGAAIDGFIALLPQGYETEVGERGLKLSGGEKQRVAIARTLLKNPPVLILDEATSALDSRTEAAIQDTLERIAARRTTLVIAHRLSTVVNADRIIVLERGRVAETGTHDQLLAMRGLYADMWARQQAEKEEGTV; this comes from the coding sequence ATGCCGCCTGATACCTCCACGTCCGCCGACGCCAACCGCGAACCGCCCGTCCTTGCGACGCTGCGGCGCTTCCTGCCCTATCTGTGGCCGGCGGGGCAGGCGGAAGCGAAGGTCCGCATTGTCATTGCGGGGCTCATCGTGCTCGCGTCGAAGGGCGTGCAGCTGTCGATGGGTTTTCTCTATGGCGCCGCGATCGACAAGATGGTCCCGGGGATGGAGGAGGGCGCCGCGCTCGCGATCGGGCTGGTGCTGGCATACGCGGGCGCGCGTTTTGCAGGGGTGCTGTTCGATAATCTTCGCAACGTCGTGTTCGAGCGCGTCGGGCAGGATGCGACGCGCGAGCTTGCGATTACGACGTTCAGCCACCTTCATGCGCTGAGCCTGCGCTTTCATCTGGCGCGGCGGACGGGTGAGGTCACCAAGGTGATCGAGCGCGGCACCAAGAGCATCGATACGATGCTCTATTTCCTGCTGTTCAACATCGCGCCGACGATCATCGAACTTGCCGCGGTGTTGATCATTTTCTGGACCAAGTTCAGTTTCGGGCTCGCCGGCGCAACCGCGCTGATGGTGGTCGTCTATATCATCTTCACGCGCAAGGTGACCGACTGGCGCAATGCGCTGCGCACGCGAATGAACGACCTCGATACGCTGACGATCGGGCGCAGTGTCGACAGCTTGCTGAATTACGAAACGGTCAAATATTTCGGCGCTGAGGAGCGCGAGGAATCGCGCTATCGCGACGTCGCCGACCAATATGCAAAAGCAGCGGTCAAGAGCGAGAACAGCCTCGCGTGGCTCAACATCGGGCAGAGCCTGATCACCAACGCCGCGCTCGCGGGTGCAATGGCCTACACCGTGTGGGGCTGGTCGACTGGCGAGTATAAGGTCGGCGACGTCGTGCTGGTGAACACGCTGCTGGCCCAGCTCTTCCGCCCGCTTGACATGCTCGGCATGGTCTATCGCGTGATCCGGCAGGGTTTGATCGACATGGAGGCGATGTTCCGCCTGATCGATACCCCGCCCGAGATCGCCGATGCCCCGGATTCCTCGGCGCTAGTCGTGAACGGCGGTGCGGTGGCGTTCGAGAATGTCGTTTTCGGGTATGAGCCTGATCGGACGATCCTGAACGGCGTGAGCTTCGCGGTCGGCGCGGGCGAAACGCTGGCGATCGTCGGTCCGTCGGGGGCAGGCAAGTCCACGATCGCGCGATTGCTCTTCCGCTTTTATGACCCGCAGGACGGACGTGTGCTGATCGACGATCAGGATATCGCCAAGGTGACACAGAAAAGCCTGCGCGCCGAGATCGGCATCGTGCCGCAGGACACGGTGCTGTTCAACGACAGCATCGGTTACAATATCGCCTATGGATGCGAGGGCGCGAGCGCCGATGCGATTGCCGACGCGGCCGAGGGGGCGGCGATCGACGGCTTCATCGCGCTGTTGCCGCAAGGTTACGAGACCGAGGTTGGCGAACGCGGGCTGAAGCTGTCGGGCGGCGAGAAGCAGCGCGTCGCGATCGCGCGCACCCTGCTCAAGAACCCGCCGGTGCTGATCCTCGACGAAGCGACGAGCGCGCTCGACAGCCGTACCGAGGCGGCGATTCAGGACACGCTCGAACGCATTGCCGCGCGCCGCACCACGCTGGTGATCGCGCACCGCCTGTCGACGGTGGTGAATGCCGACAGGATCATCGTGCTCGAGCGGGGGCGCGTCGCCGAGACAGGGACGCACGACCAACTGCTCGCTATGCGCGGGCTCTATGCCGATATGTGGGCGCGGCAACAGGCGGAGAAGGAAGAGGGGACGGTCTAG
- a CDS encoding ribonuclease D yields the protein MTVYFHEEDLPEGALGPGAVAIDTETMGLNPLRDRLCLVQISDGSGDEHLVRFKPGSSYDAPVLKAILTDPNRLKLFHFARFDIAAMQQALGVVTAPVYCTKIASKLIRTYTDRHGLKELVRELLGQEVSKQQQSSDWGAAELSDAQRDYAASDVRFLHAMKEILDKRLAREGRTELAQACFDFLPTRAALDLAGWPEVDIFAHS from the coding sequence CTATTTCCACGAAGAAGATCTGCCCGAGGGCGCGCTGGGCCCCGGCGCGGTCGCGATCGATACCGAAACCATGGGTCTGAACCCGCTGCGTGACCGGCTGTGCCTGGTCCAGATCAGCGACGGGTCGGGCGACGAGCATCTCGTGCGTTTCAAGCCCGGGAGCAGCTATGATGCCCCGGTGCTGAAAGCGATATTGACCGATCCCAACAGATTGAAATTATTTCATTTTGCTCGCTTCGACATCGCGGCGATGCAGCAGGCGCTCGGCGTCGTGACGGCGCCGGTCTATTGCACCAAGATCGCGTCAAAACTGATCCGTACCTACACCGACCGCCACGGACTCAAGGAACTGGTGCGCGAACTGCTGGGACAGGAAGTGTCGAAACAGCAGCAATCGAGCGATTGGGGTGCCGCCGAACTCAGCGACGCCCAGCGCGATTATGCCGCGAGCGATGTGCGCTTCCTGCACGCCATGAAAGAGATTCTCGACAAGCGGCTGGCGCGCGAAGGGCGTACCGAACTGGCGCAGGCCTGTTTTGATTTTCTGCCGACTCGCGCGGCGCTCGATCTTGCGGGATGGCCCGAGGTCGACATTTTCGCACACAGCTAA
- a CDS encoding putative bifunctional diguanylate cyclase/phosphodiesterase has product MCIAIDHDPWLVALAVAICGIGAFAIVQMFERAREAQRAQGIAWAFLVAVAASATIWCTHFVAMLAFEAKAPVTLDPVLTIASLMVAMVGSFAGFAVAAWGKNEIFGAIGGTLFGAAIAAMHFTGMIAYRVDGIVAWDGNYIAAAVISGMAFAAAALTVLRTSRAVRYRVPLATLLIVLAIASLHFLAMTAMRITPMALDETPLRPSEFNALALATVLVGGIVIAAGVFAAMLDRQTRSEALRELTRMAMNDALTGLPNRVAFRAELSRQIGAALVSGERVGLCAIDLDRFKEINDVHGHKAGDEVLARIAQRMRDTLGHNEFVARLGGDEFVALTRFTERAQLAAFAARLDAELKAPLVFADFEARLGASIGVAVFPDDAATAEMLANNADLAMYRAKADAATVPCHYDWQLDEAIRDQRELATDLRGAIDRNQLDVHYQVQTSVTTGEVTGYEALLRWTHPVRGPIPPATFIPLAEANGFILTLGEWVMRRACADAAAWPHGSKVAVNVSPLQLAHVDLPRLFHQILLDTGLPPRRLEIELTETAIIADRERALHVLRQIKALGIGVALDDFGTGYSSLETLRAFPFDKIKLDRFFAAELEGNIQSTAILRAVLALGKSLSIPILAEGIETPEQLDVLRREGCDEAQGFLIGRPGRSAARGDEGPQVAVA; this is encoded by the coding sequence ATGTGTATCGCGATCGACCACGATCCGTGGCTCGTGGCGCTTGCGGTTGCGATTTGCGGCATCGGGGCCTTCGCGATCGTGCAGATGTTCGAGCGCGCGCGCGAGGCGCAGCGCGCGCAGGGTATCGCTTGGGCCTTTCTCGTCGCCGTTGCAGCCAGTGCGACGATCTGGTGTACCCATTTCGTTGCGATGCTTGCCTTTGAGGCCAAGGCCCCGGTGACACTCGATCCGGTGCTGACCATTGCGTCGCTGATGGTCGCGATGGTCGGCTCCTTTGCCGGCTTTGCCGTTGCCGCCTGGGGCAAGAACGAGATTTTCGGCGCGATCGGGGGCACGCTGTTCGGCGCCGCGATCGCCGCGATGCACTTTACCGGGATGATCGCGTACCGCGTCGACGGTATCGTCGCGTGGGACGGCAATTATATCGCCGCCGCGGTGATCAGTGGCATGGCATTTGCAGCCGCCGCGCTGACGGTGCTGCGCACGAGTCGTGCCGTGCGGTATCGCGTGCCGCTCGCGACTTTGCTGATCGTGCTTGCGATCGCTTCGCTCCACTTCCTCGCGATGACCGCGATGCGGATCACGCCGATGGCGCTCGACGAGACGCCGCTGCGTCCGTCGGAATTCAACGCGCTGGCGCTCGCGACGGTTTTGGTCGGCGGCATCGTGATCGCGGCGGGGGTGTTCGCGGCAATGCTCGACCGCCAGACACGCTCGGAAGCGTTGCGCGAACTGACGCGGATGGCGATGAACGACGCTCTGACGGGCCTTCCCAATCGCGTGGCGTTTCGCGCCGAACTGTCGCGCCAGATCGGCGCCGCGCTGGTGAGCGGCGAGCGCGTTGGCCTGTGCGCGATCGATCTCGACCGTTTCAAGGAAATCAACGACGTCCACGGCCATAAGGCGGGCGACGAGGTGCTTGCGCGGATTGCGCAGCGGATGCGCGACACACTCGGGCACAATGAGTTCGTCGCACGTCTTGGCGGCGACGAGTTTGTCGCGCTCACACGTTTCACCGAGCGTGCGCAGCTGGCGGCGTTTGCGGCGCGGCTCGATGCCGAACTCAAGGCGCCGCTCGTCTTTGCCGATTTCGAGGCGCGGCTCGGCGCCAGTATCGGCGTCGCCGTCTTCCCCGACGATGCGGCGACCGCCGAGATGCTGGCAAACAATGCCGACCTTGCGATGTACCGCGCCAAGGCCGACGCCGCGACCGTGCCCTGCCACTATGACTGGCAGCTCGATGAGGCGATCCGCGACCAGCGCGAGCTGGCCACCGACCTGCGCGGTGCGATCGACCGCAACCAGCTCGACGTCCACTATCAGGTCCAGACCTCGGTCACGACGGGCGAAGTCACGGGTTATGAAGCGTTGCTGCGCTGGACGCATCCGGTGCGCGGGCCGATTCCGCCGGCGACCTTCATCCCGCTGGCCGAGGCGAACGGCTTCATCCTGACGCTCGGCGAATGGGTGATGCGGCGCGCTTGCGCCGATGCCGCAGCGTGGCCGCACGGATCGAAGGTCGCGGTCAACGTCTCGCCGCTCCAGCTCGCACACGTCGACCTGCCACGACTGTTCCACCAGATATTACTCGATACCGGCCTTCCGCCGCGGCGGCTGGAGATCGAGCTGACCGAGACCGCGATCATCGCCGACCGCGAACGGGCGCTGCATGTGCTGCGCCAGATCAAGGCGCTTGGCATCGGTGTTGCGCTCGACGATTTCGGCACCGGCTATTCGTCGCTCGAGACGCTGCGCGCCTTTCCGTTCGACAAGATCAAGCTCGACCGCTTCTTCGCCGCCGAACTGGAAGGCAATATCCAGTCGACCGCGATCCTGCGCGCGGTGCTCGCGCTCGGTAAGAGCCTGTCGATACCGATCCTCGCCGAAGGAATCGAGACGCCCGAACAACTCGACGTGCTGCGCCGTGAAGGCTGTGACGAAGCGCAGGGTTTCCTGATCGGGCGCCCGGGACGCTCAGCGGCGCGGGGCGATGAGGGGCCGCAGGTCGCGGTCGCTTAA
- the lptC gene encoding LPS export ABC transporter periplasmic protein LptC encodes MSERADLDRTMRRMWATSGSSHDRVVRILRYGLPLVIGVVAAVLVFSPFTQRTEISFLLAKDKVDMASERMKVTRAEYRGQDAKGQPFALLAGSAVQKSSAEPIVRMTDLSGAIRLNDGPATIVAKESAYNMDTEKVAVPGLVQVRSANGYRIDANNVAVDLKTRSLVGQGGVNGALNIGQFSASQLSADLDQRVVRLQGNARLRINQGVLK; translated from the coding sequence ATGTCCGAACGCGCCGATCTTGATCGCACGATGCGCCGGATGTGGGCGACCAGCGGGTCGAGCCACGACCGGGTGGTGCGCATCTTGCGCTATGGCTTGCCGCTCGTGATCGGCGTGGTCGCCGCAGTGCTGGTCTTCTCGCCCTTCACCCAGCGCACCGAGATCAGCTTTCTGCTCGCCAAGGACAAGGTCGATATGGCGAGCGAGCGGATGAAGGTGACGCGCGCCGAATATCGCGGTCAGGATGCGAAGGGGCAGCCGTTCGCCCTGCTCGCGGGTAGCGCAGTCCAGAAAAGTTCGGCCGAGCCGATCGTGCGGATGACCGACCTGTCGGGAGCGATTCGACTGAACGACGGTCCCGCGACGATCGTCGCAAAAGAAAGTGCCTATAATATGGACACCGAAAAGGTTGCGGTGCCGGGGCTGGTCCAGGTGCGCAGCGCGAACGGTTACAGGATCGATGCAAACAACGTCGCGGTGGACCTCAAGACGCGCAGCCTCGTCGGGCAGGGCGGCGTCAACGGCGCATTGAATATCGGTCAGTTTTCGGCCAGCCAGCTCTCGGCCGACCTCGACCAGCGCGTCGTGCGCCTTCAGGGTAATGCGCGGCTCAGGATCAATCAGGGAGTGCTCAAATGA